One window from the genome of Candidatus Omnitrophota bacterium encodes:
- a CDS encoding Gfo/Idh/MocA family oxidoreductase, protein MNYLIVGLGNIGKKRKTLLGERCIYTADPYQPDADFRQYADAPPEKFDAVILSGPNHVKIEQLTHFLKLRKHVLVEKPLLFPDDFAASELKSLSKQTGAIWYTSYNHRFEPLIQRMKKLLDEGAVGTIYKARLLYGNGTVRNNIGNWREEGYGILDDLGCHLIDLTCFLFGELSVDYLPWDLRRIESKNYDYGLLAAPGRRIVLEFGSIFWKNTFAIEVLGERGSLHLSGLCKWGGSELLIRSRVFPSGAPIESQETATPPDPTWAKDLEEFEHCAAEGRCSYENDLRINRSMQTAARHWLEQEAERCGE, encoded by the coding sequence ATGAATTACTTGATCGTCGGCTTGGGAAATATTGGCAAGAAGCGCAAAACATTGTTGGGGGAGCGTTGTATTTATACGGCGGATCCCTATCAACCTGATGCAGACTTCCGCCAGTATGCGGATGCACCGCCGGAGAAATTCGACGCCGTTATTTTATCTGGACCGAATCATGTCAAAATCGAACAATTAACGCACTTTCTAAAATTGAGAAAACATGTACTTGTAGAAAAACCCTTGCTCTTTCCCGATGACTTTGCCGCCAGCGAACTGAAATCACTTTCCAAACAAACAGGAGCCATATGGTATACTTCTTACAACCATCGCTTCGAGCCGTTAATTCAACGCATGAAAAAGCTGCTGGACGAAGGAGCAGTGGGAACGATCTATAAGGCTCGCCTCCTTTACGGAAATGGAACCGTCCGAAACAACATCGGCAACTGGAGAGAAGAAGGCTATGGCATTCTGGACGATTTGGGATGCCACTTAATCGATTTGACATGCTTTCTTTTCGGGGAACTAAGCGTTGATTATCTTCCTTGGGATTTGCGCCGCATCGAATCGAAGAATTACGACTACGGTTTGCTCGCCGCGCCCGGTCGCCGCATCGTCCTGGAATTCGGTTCTATCTTTTGGAAAAACACATTCGCCATCGAAGTTTTGGGAGAGAGAGGTTCGTTGCATCTTTCCGGACTCTGCAAATGGGGTGGAAGCGAATTGCTAATCCGCTCGCGCGTTTTCCCAAGCGGAGCGCCGATCGAATCGCAGGAAACCGCCACGCCTCCCGATCCCACCTGGGCCAAAGACCTTGAGGAATTCGAACACTGCGCCGCCGAAGGCCGATGTTCTTATGAAAACGACCTACGCATTAACCGCAGTATGCAAACCGCAGCGCGACATTGGCTTGAACAGGAGGCGGAACGATGCGGCGAATGA
- a CDS encoding SDR family oxidoreductase encodes MRRMNIVVTGASAGIGEALTRALSQEGHRLFVCARRAEKLKQITDDGALAQWRVCDISEETQVADFAEWIATQTDSVDAVVNCAGLFGSIGPMHETDTEEWFQTLKINLLGPYLTNKYFFLALLKSFYPRIVNFSGGGAFNPFPHYSAYAVSKAATVRMTENMAVELAPYGIMVNAVAPGFVWTEIHEATLKAGPEKAGKEHYEATLKKKEAGAVPIEIPVACVRFLLSEQADGLTGKTLSASFDPWSAPEFQERIEEINRSELYTMRRINLAHLPNDPLSAALSAAKKKG; translated from the coding sequence ATGCGGCGAATGAATATCGTCGTCACTGGCGCCAGCGCGGGCATCGGCGAAGCGTTGACGCGGGCGTTGTCCCAGGAAGGGCATCGACTTTTCGTCTGCGCCCGCCGGGCGGAAAAACTGAAGCAAATTACGGACGACGGCGCTCTCGCCCAATGGCGCGTCTGCGACATTTCCGAAGAAACGCAAGTCGCCGATTTCGCCGAATGGATCGCAACGCAAACCGATAGCGTCGACGCCGTCGTCAACTGCGCCGGACTGTTCGGCTCTATCGGCCCCATGCACGAAACGGATACCGAAGAATGGTTCCAAACCCTCAAGATCAACTTGTTGGGACCGTATCTAACGAATAAATACTTCTTCCTGGCTTTATTAAAATCGTTCTATCCCCGCATCGTCAATTTTTCCGGCGGCGGCGCCTTCAATCCCTTTCCTCATTACAGCGCTTACGCCGTTTCCAAAGCGGCGACGGTGCGCATGACGGAAAACATGGCCGTTGAATTGGCGCCTTATGGCATCATGGTCAACGCCGTTGCGCCCGGCTTCGTATGGACGGAAATTCACGAAGCAACGCTGAAAGCGGGACCGGAGAAAGCGGGCAAAGAACATTATGAAGCCACATTAAAAAAAAAGGAAGCGGGAGCGGTTCCCATCGAGATTCCCGTAGCTTGCGTCCGTTTTCTCTTATCCGAACAGGCGGACGGATTGACCGGCAAAACACTGAGCGCCAGTTTCGATCCTTGGTCTGCGCCCGAATTTCAAGAGCGGATCGAAGAGATCAACCGCTCCGAATTGTACACCATGCGCCGGATCAATTTGGCGCATCTTCCCAACGACCCGCTCAGCGCCGCTTTAAGCGCCGCCAAAAAGAAAGGATGA
- a CDS encoding nucleotide sugar dehydrogenase: MNSSIPMTGFIGLSHLGLVSSICWASFQQNIVGVDVDDRTVSSLNENRLPIVEPGLEEIFLQHRGKMEFSTDFSLLSECPLVVISRDVPTNEKNESDLSILDVLIDRAIPHLKNNATLVLMSQVPVGYSRRLRQRIRDLKPDSSIELIYWVETLIIGNAVERCLKPERMILGVEDAARPLPGGFQIAMERYGCPLLPMIYESAELTKTAINLYLCSSVTYANTLSDLCEAVGANWSEVVPALQLDRRIGKFAYIRPSLGIRGGNLERDLITLNTLSEKNGVDARFIDTIIRYNGDRLNWVNRKLQKHVFDQSRSPVISIWGLAYKKGTASTKNSASLQILDRLQGKAEIRIYDPVVRLEEPRKGVTAYADKYEALTGADCLLILTDWEEFQTLDAQAAHERMKRPVVIDCVGVLSQSHYEGIVLERMGVSQC, translated from the coding sequence ATGAATTCCTCCATTCCTATGACGGGATTTATCGGTCTGTCGCATTTGGGATTGGTTTCCAGCATCTGTTGGGCTTCGTTCCAACAGAATATCGTCGGCGTGGACGTCGACGATAGGACAGTTTCTTCCTTGAATGAGAACCGGCTTCCCATCGTCGAACCGGGATTGGAAGAGATATTTCTGCAACATCGGGGGAAAATGGAATTTTCTACCGATTTTTCGCTCCTGTCGGAATGCCCGCTCGTCGTCATTTCCCGCGACGTACCCACGAATGAGAAGAACGAAAGCGATTTGTCGATTTTGGACGTTTTGATCGACCGCGCCATTCCTCATCTTAAAAATAACGCTACGTTGGTTTTAATGAGCCAGGTTCCTGTCGGCTATTCGCGGCGTTTGCGCCAACGGATTCGCGATCTCAAACCGGATTCCTCCATCGAACTGATTTACTGGGTGGAGACGCTGATTATCGGAAACGCCGTGGAGCGCTGCCTCAAGCCCGAACGCATGATTTTGGGCGTGGAAGACGCGGCGCGCCCTCTTCCAGGGGGATTTCAAATCGCGATGGAACGCTACGGCTGCCCCTTGCTGCCAATGATCTATGAAAGCGCCGAGCTGACGAAGACGGCTATTAACCTTTATCTTTGCAGTTCGGTAACCTACGCCAATACGCTTTCCGATCTTTGCGAAGCGGTTGGGGCGAATTGGTCGGAAGTGGTCCCGGCGCTGCAACTCGACCGCCGCATCGGCAAATTCGCCTATATCCGGCCCAGTTTGGGCATCCGAGGGGGAAATCTCGAAAGAGACCTCATCACTCTAAATACACTAAGCGAAAAAAATGGCGTGGATGCCCGCTTCATCGATACGATCATTCGATACAATGGGGATCGCTTGAATTGGGTGAACCGAAAATTGCAAAAACATGTGTTCGATCAAAGCCGCTCGCCCGTAATCAGCATATGGGGTTTGGCTTACAAGAAAGGGACGGCGTCGACCAAGAATTCAGCTTCACTGCAAATTCTCGACCGCTTGCAAGGAAAAGCGGAAATCCGGATTTACGATCCCGTAGTTCGTCTTGAAGAACCAAGGAAAGGCGTTACGGCTTACGCCGATAAATACGAAGCTCTGACGGGCGCTGATTGCCTGCTGATCTTAACGGATTGGGAGGAGTTTCAAACCTTAGACGCCCAAGCTGCGCACGAACGGATGAAGCGGCCGGTCGTCATCGATTGCGTAGGCGTTTTGTCTCAAAGCCATTACGAAGGGATCGTGTTGGAGAGAATGGGCGTCAGTCAATGCTAG
- a CDS encoding SIS domain-containing protein — protein sequence MQNKEYIEKYLDGVIQISKTISVADIDRAIEILFDAWRKQQTVFIVGNGGSASTATHFAADLNKMTIVPGKPRMRVFSLVDNIPFMSALTNDDGWENVYVEQLQNFFRPGDVVIAFSVHGGSGKDKAGNWSQNLLKAMDYAQKHGGAAIGFSGFDGGPMKDMADACVVVPYNTTPHVESFHVVLHHLAAFCLAEKIRRAEDEPAP from the coding sequence ATGCAAAATAAAGAATATATCGAAAAATATCTGGACGGCGTCATTCAAATCTCAAAGACGATCTCCGTAGCCGACATTGACCGGGCTATAGAAATTCTATTTGACGCCTGGCGCAAGCAGCAAACGGTCTTCATCGTCGGCAACGGCGGCTCGGCGAGCACCGCCACCCATTTCGCCGCCGATCTGAACAAAATGACCATTGTTCCGGGAAAACCGCGGATGCGCGTTTTCAGCCTTGTGGACAATATCCCCTTCATGAGCGCGCTCACCAACGACGACGGGTGGGAAAACGTCTACGTGGAGCAACTACAAAACTTTTTCCGTCCCGGCGACGTCGTTATCGCTTTCAGCGTGCATGGCGGATCGGGAAAAGACAAGGCGGGGAATTGGTCGCAAAATTTGCTGAAAGCGATGGATTACGCCCAAAAACATGGAGGCGCGGCGATTGGATTCAGCGGCTTCGACGGCGGCCCCATGAAGGATATGGCGGACGCTTGCGTCGTCGTTCCCTATAACACTACTCCCCACGTCGAATCTTTCCATGTTGTGCTGCATCATTTAGCGGCGTTCTGCCTGGCGGAAAAAATACGGCGCGCGGAAGACGAGCCGGCGCCGTGA
- a CDS encoding HAD family hydrolase, which yields MKRAVFLDRDGVLNRPIIRGATAHAPERFEDFEIYPEAKAAVEKLHGAGLLAIVVTNQPEIARGVCPQNDLNAMHRLLKEQMAIDDIYVCPHEDKDRCSCRKPLPGMLLEAACKWDIDLKRSFMVGDRWRDIGAGNAAGCLTFLIERDYNGEANPHYRVNDLPEAVSLILQLLEEEKKAL from the coding sequence GTGAAGCGAGCGGTTTTTTTGGATCGGGACGGCGTGCTCAATCGCCCCATCATCCGAGGCGCAACGGCGCACGCGCCGGAACGCTTCGAGGATTTCGAGATTTATCCCGAAGCGAAAGCAGCGGTGGAGAAGCTTCACGGCGCGGGACTGTTGGCGATCGTCGTCACTAACCAACCGGAGATTGCTCGAGGCGTATGTCCCCAAAACGATCTTAATGCCATGCACCGCCTATTGAAGGAACAAATGGCGATTGACGATATTTACGTTTGTCCCCATGAAGACAAAGACCGCTGTTCCTGCCGCAAACCGCTGCCGGGCATGTTGCTAGAAGCAGCCTGCAAGTGGGATATCGATCTTAAGCGTTCTTTTATGGTGGGCGATCGCTGGCGGGATATCGGCGCCGGAAACGCTGCCGGATGTCTGACGTTTCTCATCGAACGGGATTATAATGGCGAAGCGAATCCTCATTATCGAGTGAACGATTTGCCGGAAGCGGTTTCCCTCATTTTGCAATTGTTGGAAGAGGAGAAGAAGGCGTTATGA
- a CDS encoding transaldolase family protein, whose translation MKIFIDTANLSDIEAALQRGFVSGVTTNPSILAKEKQIDFKQHIAELIALLRRYKQEVPLSVEVFTSDPEEMIRQAEDFMQTFAYDSLNIKVPIGWEELRVIHNMRQRGVRVNCTCCMSYNQAVMAAAAGANYVSLFYNRIRDVGYDGRLVVEQTAQTFRQHGVDSEIIVGSIRHLCDVNDAFMAGAHIVTVPPKFFPQLVAHPKTDEAVNQFIADFRNMSAS comes from the coding sequence ATGAAAATCTTTATCGATACGGCCAATTTATCGGATATTGAAGCGGCTTTGCAGAGGGGATTCGTTTCCGGCGTAACTACTAATCCCTCTATCTTAGCGAAAGAAAAACAGATCGATTTCAAACAGCATATCGCCGAACTGATCGCCTTGTTGCGCCGTTATAAACAAGAAGTTCCCTTGAGCGTTGAAGTTTTCACATCCGATCCGGAGGAAATGATCCGGCAGGCGGAAGATTTCATGCAGACATTCGCTTACGATTCGTTAAACATCAAAGTTCCCATCGGCTGGGAAGAACTGCGGGTGATACACAATATGCGCCAACGGGGCGTCCGGGTGAATTGCACTTGCTGCATGTCTTATAACCAGGCCGTAATGGCGGCGGCGGCGGGCGCCAATTACGTGAGTCTCTTCTATAACCGCATTCGCGATGTTGGCTACGATGGCCGCCTCGTCGTGGAGCAAACGGCGCAAACGTTCCGCCAACATGGCGTAGATTCTGAAATCATCGTGGGCAGCATTCGGCATTTGTGCGATGTGAACGACGCCTTTATGGCAGGCGCGCATATTGTAACCGTTCCGCCGAAATTTTTCCCGCAATTGGTCGCCCACCCCAAAACGGACGAGGCGGTCAATCAATTCATCGCCGATTTTCGCAACATGTCGGCTTCGTAA
- a CDS encoding ABC transporter ATP-binding protein, translated as MKNLFRTLLRRPICFLAYRLIGDNPSTAALLKDLCRRFKFFLALTPLFNLMAAAFEGVTLGFLLLALDVRIGDASASTSQDAGRLGKLLLGWKEWLGVDYLFFLLLFLAVFSQILKSGMIFFAKSATANLQAGVNGELRARVFRQFMRLSYCELRDFKAGDMANYAFQADMFVPFLGGVNLLVSDFTIILCYVSVLLWISWPMTLLAAATLIFLSFLLNRIIRYIRAAARELVKATIALNIQLLEYYQGIRLIRSFAKEEFAIERNRQSTASFIAETRKGLTWEATIIPLVESLTVICLALLILICSVFLDISNKNLYPQIAVYIFVMYRLMPRAGSINNSLAQIAKALPYLNRVADFLREDDKKYIPEGGMPVSTLQNAVEFDAVSFIYEGKTEPALKNLSFAIPKGGMTAIVGTSGAGKTTVLNLLLRFYDPTQGRILVDGVDLRELDRKTWLGCIGLVDQGLFIFNTTIRENIAFGKQDASQEEIEKAARLAHAHDFIMQFPCGYDTLVGERGQSISGGQRQRLAIARALVRQSPLIVFDEATSELDSDSENQIRQAMESIRKERTIVIIAHRLSTISSADRILVLENGQLEEHGTHQELLAKDGRYAALWKLQSHG; from the coding sequence ATGAAAAATCTATTTCGAACTCTGTTGCGCAGGCCGATTTGCTTTCTCGCCTATCGCCTGATCGGCGACAATCCCAGCACGGCGGCTTTGCTCAAAGATTTATGCCGCCGATTTAAATTTTTTCTCGCGCTTACTCCTCTCTTCAACCTGATGGCCGCCGCCTTCGAAGGCGTAACCCTCGGATTTCTCCTCTTGGCGTTAGATGTGCGCATCGGCGATGCCAGCGCCTCCACTTCGCAAGATGCGGGGCGTCTTGGCAAATTATTACTGGGCTGGAAAGAATGGCTTGGCGTAGACTATTTGTTTTTCCTATTGCTGTTTCTGGCGGTGTTCAGCCAGATATTGAAGAGCGGCATGATTTTTTTCGCCAAATCGGCGACGGCGAACTTGCAGGCCGGCGTCAATGGCGAATTGCGCGCACGGGTTTTCCGCCAATTTATGCGTTTGAGCTATTGCGAATTGCGGGATTTCAAAGCGGGGGATATGGCCAATTACGCCTTTCAAGCGGATATGTTCGTTCCGTTTTTGGGCGGCGTGAATTTGTTGGTTTCCGACTTCACCATTATTCTTTGCTACGTGAGCGTACTCTTATGGATTTCCTGGCCGATGACGCTCTTGGCGGCGGCGACGCTGATCTTTCTCTCGTTTTTGTTGAATCGGATCATCCGCTATATACGCGCCGCCGCGCGGGAATTGGTCAAAGCGACTATCGCCTTGAATATTCAATTGCTGGAATACTATCAAGGCATAAGGCTGATTCGTTCCTTCGCCAAGGAAGAATTCGCCATCGAGCGCAATCGCCAATCCACCGCCTCTTTCATTGCGGAAACTCGCAAGGGATTAACATGGGAAGCCACAATCATTCCCCTGGTGGAATCCCTCACCGTGATCTGCCTGGCTTTGTTGATTCTGATTTGTTCCGTGTTTTTAGATATCTCCAACAAAAACCTCTACCCGCAAATCGCCGTCTATATTTTTGTAATGTACCGGTTGATGCCTCGCGCCGGTTCCATCAACAATAGTTTGGCTCAAATCGCCAAAGCGCTGCCGTATCTTAACCGCGTAGCCGATTTTCTGCGGGAAGACGATAAAAAATACATCCCCGAAGGCGGGATGCCGGTCTCAACGCTTCAAAACGCCGTAGAATTCGACGCCGTTAGTTTCATTTACGAGGGGAAGACGGAACCCGCGCTCAAAAACCTTTCCTTCGCGATTCCCAAAGGCGGTATGACGGCGATTGTGGGAACTTCCGGAGCGGGAAAAACGACGGTGCTCAACCTTCTGTTGCGGTTTTACGATCCTACGCAAGGCCGCATCCTTGTGGACGGCGTAGATCTGCGAGAACTGGATCGCAAAACCTGGCTCGGTTGCATCGGCCTCGTCGATCAAGGCTTGTTTATTTTCAATACGACGATTCGGGAAAATATCGCCTTCGGCAAACAAGATGCTTCGCAGGAAGAGATCGAGAAGGCGGCGCGTTTGGCCCACGCTCATGATTTCATCATGCAGTTCCCTTGCGGATACGATACGTTGGTAGGCGAGCGGGGACAGTCGATTTCCGGCGGCCAGCGCCAGCGGCTAGCCATCGCCCGCGCCCTCGTGCGCCAATCTCCCCTCATCGTCTTCGACGAGGCGACCAGCGAATTGGACAGCGATTCCGAAAATCAAATCCGCCAGGCGATGGAATCGATCAGGAAAGAACGAACCATCGTCATCATCGCCCACCGCCTATCGACCATCTCCTCCGCCGACCGGATTCTCGTGCTGGAAAACGGCCAATTGGAGGAACACGGAACGCATCAGGAACTGCTCGCCAAGGACGGACGCTACGCGGCGCTGTGGAAACTCCAGTCTCATGGGTGA
- a CDS encoding class I SAM-dependent methyltransferase, translated as MHIDFFQKLPVTQRGERIQKRLNLSPQEVAALKKYGYEYFDGELGYGGYYYDGRWKPVAEEMIAHYGLTPESNVLEVGCAKGYLMYEFFKLGIQNVYGCDISEYAISQVPSEIAKNFKVASADSLPFDDAQIDLVLSIDCIHNLYPDGVDRSIQEMMRVSKKDIFIRVGSFVTDHQLETIKKWAVTSLTFENTDQWLARFQRLQYSGDWYFRIMDELK; from the coding sequence ATGCACATCGACTTTTTTCAAAAATTACCCGTTACGCAGCGAGGCGAACGCATTCAAAAACGCTTGAATTTGTCTCCTCAAGAAGTCGCCGCATTGAAAAAGTATGGCTATGAGTATTTCGACGGCGAACTGGGATATGGCGGATATTATTATGACGGGCGCTGGAAGCCCGTCGCAGAAGAGATGATCGCCCATTATGGTTTGACACCTGAATCGAATGTGCTCGAAGTGGGCTGCGCCAAGGGATATTTAATGTACGAATTCTTTAAATTGGGAATCCAAAACGTATACGGTTGCGACATCAGCGAATACGCTATTTCCCAAGTTCCATCGGAAATCGCAAAAAATTTTAAAGTCGCAAGCGCTGATTCCTTGCCTTTTGACGACGCTCAAATCGACTTGGTCCTAAGCATCGATTGCATCCACAATCTATATCCGGACGGCGTCGATCGTTCGATTCAAGAAATGATGCGCGTTTCCAAGAAGGATATATTTATCCGCGTTGGCTCGTTTGTAACCGATCATCAATTGGAAACCATCAAAAAATGGGCCGTTACCAGCTTAACCTTTGAAAATACAGACCAATGGTTGGCCCGATTTCAACGCTTACAATACTCCGGCGATTGGTATTTTCGAATAATGGATGAATTGAAATAA
- a CDS encoding methionyl-tRNA formyltransferase, which translates to MRTIYFGHNPGYVSKCHEETDLAAVFWHNSTGNMAERAKEMLEYCNQKKIIAIHHFRLDSIIHDIVSSLAPDLIVIGEYHFLFKKNIIDIPRFGAINMHGAPLPRYRGAHPINWMIINGETEGAVTCHYITEGLDNGDIIAQYPFPILETESAYDVRPKIESVGQRLLADVLRRFKTEGKINGIPQDEKKALYVPPRKPEDGLINWNQSPKDIYNFVRALSKPYPGAFAWLGDKKIFIWRLKVPGEEADQSAIPGAVMSKGDAEFRVAVKKGTVDVIDWEIEGRDIQINDRLTGKHVC; encoded by the coding sequence ATGCGCACGATCTATTTTGGCCATAATCCGGGGTATGTTTCGAAATGTCATGAAGAAACCGATTTAGCGGCCGTATTTTGGCATAACAGTACGGGCAATATGGCTGAACGCGCCAAAGAAATGCTGGAATATTGCAACCAGAAAAAAATTATTGCGATTCATCACTTTCGCTTGGACTCGATAATCCATGATATCGTTTCTTCCCTTGCGCCCGATTTGATTGTTATCGGCGAATACCATTTTCTGTTCAAAAAAAACATCATCGATATTCCTCGCTTCGGCGCAATCAATATGCACGGCGCTCCGTTGCCGCGATATCGCGGCGCTCACCCGATTAACTGGATGATTATAAACGGCGAAACCGAGGGCGCCGTTACATGTCACTATATCACAGAAGGATTAGATAACGGCGATATCATTGCGCAATATCCTTTTCCTATTCTCGAAACAGAAAGCGCTTACGATGTGCGTCCTAAAATCGAATCGGTCGGGCAGCGATTGTTGGCGGACGTCTTACGCCGATTCAAGACCGAAGGAAAAATTAACGGCATCCCACAAGATGAAAAAAAGGCGCTTTATGTTCCTCCCCGCAAACCGGAAGATGGATTAATTAATTGGAATCAATCTCCTAAAGATATTTATAATTTCGTTCGCGCGCTCTCGAAACCTTATCCTGGGGCTTTTGCATGGTTGGGCGACAAAAAAATATTCATATGGCGTTTGAAAGTGCCCGGCGAGGAAGCAGATCAATCGGCCATCCCTGGCGCTGTTATGTCAAAAGGGGATGCAGAATTTAGAGTAGCTGTGAAAAAAGGAACCGTAGACGTCATTGATTGGGAAATTGAAGGCCGCGACATTCAAATAAATGATCGCCTAACCGGAAAACATGTTTGCTAA
- a CDS encoding radical SAM protein gives MHRLSFDKVYYHWDHLYPYLKTGDCYPIHMIVGLTNLCNHACIWCYAYDAISSHYNENNFASKDMIVNLVEEAARLGLKAITLVGTGEPTMHPHFVEIVKGIKNAGVDLGLFTNGSLLKGDKLQAILDTHTFMRVSVSAATAEEHNHIHHSGRQINDFDKIVENVKTALNKRNSHSFPTVGVQFSVNHHNWKSLLSACSLWKEIGVDYFEIKPVYKNQNVEEHEENLIPLDEVLELMKETQKLEAEGFAVYAKYAQFNKVVGAPAKNNRGYQKCHGQSFSTFFDPDGNLYICGNLHGQERFCIGNILKEGSFEAVWNGKQRKELLENLDVNQCPIGCRLDPLNLIIEDMINPDAKIHPNFV, from the coding sequence ATGCACCGTTTAAGTTTCGATAAAGTTTACTATCATTGGGATCATCTTTATCCCTATTTAAAAACTGGCGATTGTTATCCCATTCATATGATTGTCGGTTTGACGAACCTGTGCAATCACGCTTGCATCTGGTGTTATGCTTATGACGCCATATCCAGCCATTATAATGAGAATAATTTCGCCTCGAAGGATATGATTGTCAACTTAGTGGAAGAAGCCGCGCGGCTAGGTTTAAAGGCGATTACCCTCGTAGGCACTGGCGAACCGACGATGCATCCTCATTTCGTCGAAATCGTAAAGGGAATCAAGAACGCCGGCGTTGATTTGGGGCTTTTTACGAACGGCTCTCTCCTGAAAGGAGACAAATTGCAGGCGATTTTGGATACTCACACCTTTATGAGAGTTTCCGTTTCTGCAGCCACCGCCGAAGAACATAATCACATCCACCACTCCGGTCGTCAGATTAACGATTTCGATAAAATTGTAGAAAACGTTAAAACCGCTTTGAATAAACGGAATTCCCATTCCTTCCCCACTGTGGGCGTACAATTTTCCGTTAACCATCATAATTGGAAATCGTTATTATCGGCCTGTAGTTTATGGAAAGAGATCGGAGTGGATTATTTCGAAATTAAACCCGTTTATAAAAATCAGAATGTCGAGGAGCATGAAGAAAATCTGATCCCGTTGGATGAAGTCTTGGAGTTGATGAAAGAAACCCAAAAACTGGAAGCCGAAGGCTTCGCCGTATATGCTAAATACGCGCAGTTTAATAAAGTGGTCGGCGCCCCTGCAAAGAATAATCGAGGATATCAAAAATGCCATGGACAATCTTTTTCTACCTTTTTCGATCCCGACGGCAATCTTTACATCTGCGGTAATTTACACGGCCAGGAGCGATTTTGCATCGGCAATATCCTGAAGGAAGGTTCTTTTGAAGCGGTTTGGAACGGAAAGCAACGCAAAGAATTGTTAGAAAATCTCGATGTCAATCAATGTCCTATCGGCTGCCGGTTGGACCCCCTCAATTTGATTATTGAAGATATGATAAATCCTGACGCGAAGATTCATCCCAATTTCGTATAA
- a CDS encoding DegT/DnrJ/EryC1/StrS family aminotransferase — translation MDAIVAHTKPSLDDREIAAVMGVLKSRLVNEGSLASQLVRSLVDIVGGYDGVPVSAGTLGLHLALKSLGVDDEKDEVIVPDFACRCLYDCVKTAGGTPIFCDINLDDISLNIDDVRLRAHENTKAIVLPHMFGCPADLQDFLSLNIPLIEDCAHSAGAAYRGQKIGSFGDYSCFSFEGSKLLAAGEGGVVLSNNPQRFERLNNLRYGLNDSPQYHYRLSDVVASIALAQLEKLPAMIAKRNSIAMTYMEELRGLEIDGKITLPHSFGDRDRTFYRFVVLCGEESSPLIEFSARKGVLIRKPLPSGCLSDHFGHNIKENKNSRLLSGNGASLPIYPDLNDEEIRRVIEAIYSYYKRE, via the coding sequence ATGGATGCAATAGTCGCTCATACGAAGCCGTCTTTGGACGACAGGGAAATCGCCGCCGTAATGGGCGTGTTGAAATCCAGACTCGTGAACGAGGGATCTTTGGCGAGTCAATTGGTTCGCAGTCTGGTTGATATTGTCGGCGGGTATGACGGCGTTCCCGTCAGCGCGGGAACGCTTGGATTGCATTTGGCGTTAAAATCTCTCGGCGTAGACGATGAAAAGGACGAGGTGATTGTTCCCGATTTCGCCTGCCGATGTCTTTACGATTGCGTGAAAACCGCAGGCGGAACGCCGATTTTTTGCGATATCAATCTCGACGACATTAGTTTGAATATCGACGACGTCCGATTGCGGGCGCATGAAAATACAAAGGCGATCGTATTGCCCCATATGTTTGGTTGCCCTGCGGATTTGCAGGATTTTTTGTCCTTGAACATCCCTCTAATCGAAGATTGCGCCCACTCCGCCGGCGCCGCCTATCGCGGTCAAAAAATCGGATCGTTTGGAGACTATTCCTGCTTCAGCTTCGAAGGAAGCAAACTTCTCGCCGCCGGGGAAGGAGGAGTCGTATTGTCGAATAATCCCCAGAGATTCGAACGGCTGAATAACTTGCGATACGGTCTTAACGATTCTCCCCAATACCATTACCGATTAAGCGATGTCGTCGCTTCCATTGCGTTGGCGCAACTCGAAAAATTGCCCGCGATGATCGCAAAGCGAAATTCCATTGCCATGACCTATATGGAAGAACTGCGCGGACTGGAAATTGACGGAAAAATAACGCTGCCGCATTCGTTCGGCGACCGCGATAGGACATTCTACCGCTTTGTCGTTTTGTGCGGCGAGGAGTCGTCGCCTTTGATCGAATTTTCCGCCCGGAAAGGCGTACTGATCCGCAAGCCTCTTCCAAGCGGTTGCTTGTCGGATCATTTTGGCCATAATATCAAGGAAAATAAAAATTCGCGCTTGCTTTCTGGAAATGGAGCCTCGCTGCCAATTTATCCCGACCTGAACGATGAAGAGATAAGAAGAGTAATAGAGGCGATCTACTCTTATTATAAAAGAGAATGA